In one window of Vulpes vulpes isolate BD-2025 chromosome 1, VulVul3, whole genome shotgun sequence DNA:
- the KIFC1 gene encoding kinesin-like protein KIFC1 isoform X12 has product MEDALEPEKKRTRGLDTVTKIATSQSRAPAITARTQTQNQITAPKVPKKTGPRCSTAIAMVLKNQKSGPAVPAQKPGAAPPMVGGRKPTKRPAWDLKGQLCDLNAELKCCRERTQTLAQENQQLQDQLREAQQQAKARGAECRTLEGELARVQAQAEQGQQELGSLRARVLELEEQQCTQEGLLRELQKEQLGLQEERRGLAARLEEQERRLQASEAALSGSQAEVASLRQEATGQAALLVEQGERLHGLEMERRRLHNQLQELKGNIRVFCRVRPVLPGEPTPPPSFLLFPSGPGGPADPPTRLSVSRCDERRGTLSGAPAPATRHDFSFDRVFPPGSRQDEVFEEIAMLVQSALDGYPVCIFAYGQTGSGKTFTMEGGPGRDPQVEGLIPRALRHLFSVAQELGGQGWTYSFVASYVEIYNETVRDLLATGPRKGQGGECEIRRAGPGSEELTVTNARYVPVSCEKEVEALLHLAHQNRAVARTSQNERSSRSHSVFQLQISGEHTGRGLQCGASLNLVDLAGSERLDPSLALGPGERDRLRETQAINSSLSTLGLVIMALSNKESHIPYRNSKLTYLLQNSLGGSAKMLMFVNISPLEENVSESLNSLRFASKVNQCVIGTAQANRK; this is encoded by the exons ATGGAGGATGCCTTAGAGCCTGAGAAG AAAAGGACACGAGGACTGGATACAGTGACTAAAATTGCCACATCCCAATCCAGAGCACCAGCCATCACTGCAAGAACACAGACACAAAACCAGATCACAG CTCCAAAAGTTCCCAAGAAGACAGGACCCCGATGTTCCACAGCGATTGCCATGG TGCTGAAGAATCAGAAATCGGGCCCTGCTGTTCCTGCCCAGAAGCCTGGAG CTGCCCCTCCGATGGTGGGAGGGAGGAAACCCACCAAGCGTCCGGCCTGGGACTTAAAGGGTCAGTTGTGTGACCTAAATGCAGAGCTGAAATGCTGCCGTGAGAGGACTCAGACACTGGCCCAGGAGAACCAACAGCTGCAGGACCAACTCAGGGAGGCCCAACAACAGGCCAAGGCCCGGGGGGCAGAGTGTAGGACACTGGAAGGGGAGTTGGCCAGGGTGCAGGCCCAAGCTGAGCAGGGCCAGCAGGAGTTGGGGAGCCTCAGGGCCCGTGTCCTGGAATTGGAAGAGCAGCAGTGCACACAGGAGGGCTTGTTGCGAGAGCTCCAGAAAGAACAGTTAGGATTGCAGGAGGAGCGGAGGGGACTGGCTGCCCGGCTGGAGGAGCAGGAG AGGCGGCTGCAGGCATCAGAAGCAGCTCTGTCAGGCAGCCAGGCAGAGGTGGCATCTCTGCGCCAGGAGGCCACAGGCCAGGCGGCCCTCCTGGTAGAGCAAGGAGAACGTCTCCATGGGCTAGAGATGGAGCGCCGGCGACTACACAACCAGCTACAGGAACTCAAAGGCAACATCCGCGTATTCTGCCGGGTCCGCCCTGTCCTTCCAGGggagcccaccccaccccctagcTTCCTCCTGTTTCCCTCTGGCCCTGGCGGGCCCGCTGATCCGCCCACACGCCTCAGTGTTTCCCGGTGTGATGAGCGCCGTGGGACCCTGAGTGGGGCGCCAGCCCCCGCCACCCGCCATGACTTCTCTTTTGACCGGGTATTCCCCCCAGGGAGCAGGCAGGATGAAGTGTTTGAGGAGATTGCCATGCTTGTCCAGTCAGCCCTGGACGGCTACCCAGTATGCATCTTTGCCTATGGCCAGACAGGCAGTGGCAAGACCTTCACAATGGAGGGTGGGCCTGGGAGAGACCCCCAGGTGGAGGGCCTGATCCCTCGGGCCCTGCGGCACCTCTTCTCCGTGGCCCAGGAGCTGGGCGGCCAGGGCTGGACCTACAGCTTTGTGGCAAGCTACGTGGAGATCTATAATGAGACTGTCCGAGACCTGCTGGCCACTGGGCCCCGGAAGGGCCAGGGCGGGGAGTGTGAGATCCGCCGGGCAGGGCCTGGGAGTGAGGAGCTTACTGTCACCAATGCCCGATACGTTCCTGTCTCCTGTGAGAAGGAG gtggAGGCCCTGCTCCATCTGGCCCACCAGAACCGGGCAGTGGCCCGCACGTCCCAGAATGAGCGATCATCACGTAGTCACAGCGTGTTCCAGCTGCAGATCTCTGGAGAGCACACTGGACGAGGCCTGCAGTGTGGGGCCTCCCTCAACCTTGTGGACCTGGCTGGTAGTGAGCGGCTAGACCCCAGCTTAGCCCTTGGCCCCGGGGAGCGGGATCGCCTTCGGGAAACACAAGCCATTAACAGCAGCTTGTCCACCCTGGGGCTGGTCATCATGGCCTTGAGCAACAAG GAGTCCCATATTCCTTACCGGAACAGCAAACTCACCTACCTGCTGCAGAACTCTCTGGGTGGCAGCGCTAAGAT GCTCATGTTCGTGAACATTTCTCCCCTAGAAGAGAACGTCTCTGAGTCCCTCAACTCCCTACGCTTTGCCTCCAAG GTGAACCAGTGTGTTATTGGTACGGCCCAGGCTAACAGGAAATGA
- the KIFC1 gene encoding kinesin-like protein KIFC1 isoform X2, which yields MEPQRSPLLEVRGNIELKKPLIKAPSRLPLPGTRFKRGPDQMEDALEPEKKRTRGLDTVTKIATSQSRAPAITARTQTQNQITAPKVPKKTGPRCSTAIAMVLKNQKSGPAVPAQKPGAAAPPMVGGRKPTKRPAWDLKGQLCDLNAELKCCRERTQTLAQENQQLQDQLREAQQQAKARGAECRTLEGELARVQAQAEQGQQELGSLRARVLELEEQQCTQEGLLRELQKEQLGLQEERRGLAARLEEQERRLQASEAALSGSQAEVASLRQEATGQAALLVEQGERLHGLEMERRRLHNQLQELKGNIRVFCRVRPVLPGEPTPPPSFLLFPSGPGGPADPPTRLSVSRCDERRGTLSGAPAPATRHDFSFDRVFPPGSRQDEVFEEIAMLVQSALDGYPVCIFAYGQTGSGKTFTMEGGPGRDPQVEGLIPRALRHLFSVAQELGGQGWTYSFVASYVEIYNETVRDLLATGPRKGQGGECEIRRAGPGSEELTVTNARYVPVSCEKEVEALLHLAHQNRAVARTSQNERSSRSHSVFQLQISGEHTGRGLQCGASLNLVDLAGSERLDPSLALGPGERDRLRETQAINSSLSTLGLVIMALSNKESHIPYRNSKLTYLLQNSLGGSAKMLMFVNISPLEENVSESLNSLRFASKVQLPPGPGPVRTPGCL from the exons ATGGAGCCGCAG AGGTCCCCCTTGTTGGAAGTGAGGGGGAACATAGAGCTGAAGAAACCCCTGATCAAGGCTCCTTCTCGGCTGCCTCTCCCTGGAACTAGGTTTAAGAGGGGGCCTGACCAGATGGAGGATGCCTTAGAGCCTGAGAAG AAAAGGACACGAGGACTGGATACAGTGACTAAAATTGCCACATCCCAATCCAGAGCACCAGCCATCACTGCAAGAACACAGACACAAAACCAGATCACAG CTCCAAAAGTTCCCAAGAAGACAGGACCCCGATGTTCCACAGCGATTGCCATGG TGCTGAAGAATCAGAAATCGGGCCCTGCTGTTCCTGCCCAGAAGCCTGGAG CAGCTGCCCCTCCGATGGTGGGAGGGAGGAAACCCACCAAGCGTCCGGCCTGGGACTTAAAGGGTCAGTTGTGTGACCTAAATGCAGAGCTGAAATGCTGCCGTGAGAGGACTCAGACACTGGCCCAGGAGAACCAACAGCTGCAGGACCAACTCAGGGAGGCCCAACAACAGGCCAAGGCCCGGGGGGCAGAGTGTAGGACACTGGAAGGGGAGTTGGCCAGGGTGCAGGCCCAAGCTGAGCAGGGCCAGCAGGAGTTGGGGAGCCTCAGGGCCCGTGTCCTGGAATTGGAAGAGCAGCAGTGCACACAGGAGGGCTTGTTGCGAGAGCTCCAGAAAGAACAGTTAGGATTGCAGGAGGAGCGGAGGGGACTGGCTGCCCGGCTGGAGGAGCAGGAG AGGCGGCTGCAGGCATCAGAAGCAGCTCTGTCAGGCAGCCAGGCAGAGGTGGCATCTCTGCGCCAGGAGGCCACAGGCCAGGCGGCCCTCCTGGTAGAGCAAGGAGAACGTCTCCATGGGCTAGAGATGGAGCGCCGGCGACTACACAACCAGCTACAGGAACTCAAAGGCAACATCCGCGTATTCTGCCGGGTCCGCCCTGTCCTTCCAGGggagcccaccccaccccctagcTTCCTCCTGTTTCCCTCTGGCCCTGGCGGGCCCGCTGATCCGCCCACACGCCTCAGTGTTTCCCGGTGTGATGAGCGCCGTGGGACCCTGAGTGGGGCGCCAGCCCCCGCCACCCGCCATGACTTCTCTTTTGACCGGGTATTCCCCCCAGGGAGCAGGCAGGATGAAGTGTTTGAGGAGATTGCCATGCTTGTCCAGTCAGCCCTGGACGGCTACCCAGTATGCATCTTTGCCTATGGCCAGACAGGCAGTGGCAAGACCTTCACAATGGAGGGTGGGCCTGGGAGAGACCCCCAGGTGGAGGGCCTGATCCCTCGGGCCCTGCGGCACCTCTTCTCCGTGGCCCAGGAGCTGGGCGGCCAGGGCTGGACCTACAGCTTTGTGGCAAGCTACGTGGAGATCTATAATGAGACTGTCCGAGACCTGCTGGCCACTGGGCCCCGGAAGGGCCAGGGCGGGGAGTGTGAGATCCGCCGGGCAGGGCCTGGGAGTGAGGAGCTTACTGTCACCAATGCCCGATACGTTCCTGTCTCCTGTGAGAAGGAG gtggAGGCCCTGCTCCATCTGGCCCACCAGAACCGGGCAGTGGCCCGCACGTCCCAGAATGAGCGATCATCACGTAGTCACAGCGTGTTCCAGCTGCAGATCTCTGGAGAGCACACTGGACGAGGCCTGCAGTGTGGGGCCTCCCTCAACCTTGTGGACCTGGCTGGTAGTGAGCGGCTAGACCCCAGCTTAGCCCTTGGCCCCGGGGAGCGGGATCGCCTTCGGGAAACACAAGCCATTAACAGCAGCTTGTCCACCCTGGGGCTGGTCATCATGGCCTTGAGCAACAAG GAGTCCCATATTCCTTACCGGAACAGCAAACTCACCTACCTGCTGCAGAACTCTCTGGGTGGCAGCGCTAAGAT GCTCATGTTCGTGAACATTTCTCCCCTAGAAGAGAACGTCTCTGAGTCCCTCAACTCCCTACGCTTTGCCTCCAAGGTGCAGTTACCACCAGGCCCAGGCCCTGTCAGGACTCCTGGATGCTTGTAG
- the KIFC1 gene encoding kinesin-like protein KIFC1 isoform X8 — protein sequence MEPQRSPLLEVRGNIELKKPLIKAPSRLPLPGTRFKRGPDQMEDALEPEKKRTRGLDTVTKIATSQSRAPAITARTQTQNQITAPKVPKKTGPRCSTAIAMVLKNQKSGPAVPAQKPGAAPPMVGGRKPTKRPAWDLKGQLCDLNAELKCCRERTQTLAQENQQLQDQLREAQQQAKARGAECRTLEGELARVQAQAEQGQQELGSLRARVLELEEQQCTQEGLLRELQKEQLGLQEERRGLAARLEEQERRLQASEAALSGSQAEVASLRQEATGQAALLVEQGERLHGLEMERRRLHNQLQELKGNIRVFCRVRPVLPGEPTPPPSFLLFPSGPGGPADPPTRLSVSRCDERRGTLSGAPAPATRHDFSFDRVFPPGSRQDEVFEEIAMLVQSALDGYPVCIFAYGQTGSGKTFTMEGGPGRDPQVEGLIPRALRHLFSVAQELGGQGWTYSFVASYVEIYNETVRDLLATGPRKGQGGECEIRRAGPGSEELTVTNARYVPVSCEKEVEALLHLAHQNRAVARTSQNERSSRSHSVFQLQISGEHTGRGLQCGASLNLVDLAGSERLDPSLALGPGERDRLRETQAINSSLSTLGLVIMALSNKESHIPYRNSKLTYLLQNSLGGSAKMLMFVNISPLEENVSESLNSLRFASKVNQCVIGTAQANRK from the exons ATGGAGCCGCAG AGGTCCCCCTTGTTGGAAGTGAGGGGGAACATAGAGCTGAAGAAACCCCTGATCAAGGCTCCTTCTCGGCTGCCTCTCCCTGGAACTAGGTTTAAGAGGGGGCCTGACCAGATGGAGGATGCCTTAGAGCCTGAGAAG AAAAGGACACGAGGACTGGATACAGTGACTAAAATTGCCACATCCCAATCCAGAGCACCAGCCATCACTGCAAGAACACAGACACAAAACCAGATCACAG CTCCAAAAGTTCCCAAGAAGACAGGACCCCGATGTTCCACAGCGATTGCCATGG TGCTGAAGAATCAGAAATCGGGCCCTGCTGTTCCTGCCCAGAAGCCTGGAG CTGCCCCTCCGATGGTGGGAGGGAGGAAACCCACCAAGCGTCCGGCCTGGGACTTAAAGGGTCAGTTGTGTGACCTAAATGCAGAGCTGAAATGCTGCCGTGAGAGGACTCAGACACTGGCCCAGGAGAACCAACAGCTGCAGGACCAACTCAGGGAGGCCCAACAACAGGCCAAGGCCCGGGGGGCAGAGTGTAGGACACTGGAAGGGGAGTTGGCCAGGGTGCAGGCCCAAGCTGAGCAGGGCCAGCAGGAGTTGGGGAGCCTCAGGGCCCGTGTCCTGGAATTGGAAGAGCAGCAGTGCACACAGGAGGGCTTGTTGCGAGAGCTCCAGAAAGAACAGTTAGGATTGCAGGAGGAGCGGAGGGGACTGGCTGCCCGGCTGGAGGAGCAGGAG AGGCGGCTGCAGGCATCAGAAGCAGCTCTGTCAGGCAGCCAGGCAGAGGTGGCATCTCTGCGCCAGGAGGCCACAGGCCAGGCGGCCCTCCTGGTAGAGCAAGGAGAACGTCTCCATGGGCTAGAGATGGAGCGCCGGCGACTACACAACCAGCTACAGGAACTCAAAGGCAACATCCGCGTATTCTGCCGGGTCCGCCCTGTCCTTCCAGGggagcccaccccaccccctagcTTCCTCCTGTTTCCCTCTGGCCCTGGCGGGCCCGCTGATCCGCCCACACGCCTCAGTGTTTCCCGGTGTGATGAGCGCCGTGGGACCCTGAGTGGGGCGCCAGCCCCCGCCACCCGCCATGACTTCTCTTTTGACCGGGTATTCCCCCCAGGGAGCAGGCAGGATGAAGTGTTTGAGGAGATTGCCATGCTTGTCCAGTCAGCCCTGGACGGCTACCCAGTATGCATCTTTGCCTATGGCCAGACAGGCAGTGGCAAGACCTTCACAATGGAGGGTGGGCCTGGGAGAGACCCCCAGGTGGAGGGCCTGATCCCTCGGGCCCTGCGGCACCTCTTCTCCGTGGCCCAGGAGCTGGGCGGCCAGGGCTGGACCTACAGCTTTGTGGCAAGCTACGTGGAGATCTATAATGAGACTGTCCGAGACCTGCTGGCCACTGGGCCCCGGAAGGGCCAGGGCGGGGAGTGTGAGATCCGCCGGGCAGGGCCTGGGAGTGAGGAGCTTACTGTCACCAATGCCCGATACGTTCCTGTCTCCTGTGAGAAGGAG gtggAGGCCCTGCTCCATCTGGCCCACCAGAACCGGGCAGTGGCCCGCACGTCCCAGAATGAGCGATCATCACGTAGTCACAGCGTGTTCCAGCTGCAGATCTCTGGAGAGCACACTGGACGAGGCCTGCAGTGTGGGGCCTCCCTCAACCTTGTGGACCTGGCTGGTAGTGAGCGGCTAGACCCCAGCTTAGCCCTTGGCCCCGGGGAGCGGGATCGCCTTCGGGAAACACAAGCCATTAACAGCAGCTTGTCCACCCTGGGGCTGGTCATCATGGCCTTGAGCAACAAG GAGTCCCATATTCCTTACCGGAACAGCAAACTCACCTACCTGCTGCAGAACTCTCTGGGTGGCAGCGCTAAGAT GCTCATGTTCGTGAACATTTCTCCCCTAGAAGAGAACGTCTCTGAGTCCCTCAACTCCCTACGCTTTGCCTCCAAG GTGAACCAGTGTGTTATTGGTACGGCCCAGGCTAACAGGAAATGA
- the KIFC1 gene encoding kinesin-like protein KIFC1 isoform X10, protein MEDALEPEKKRTRGLDTVTKIATSQSRAPAITARTQTQNQITAPKVPKKTGPRCSTAIAMVLKNQKSGPAVPAQKPGAAPPMVGGRKPTKRPAWDLKGQLCDLNAELKCCRERTQTLAQENQQLQDQLREAQQQAKARGAECRTLEGELARVQAQAEQGQQELGSLRARVLELEEQQCTQEGLLRELQKEQLGLQEERRGLAARLEEQERRLQASEAALSGSQAEVASLRQEATGQAALLVEQGERLHGLEMERRRLHNQLQELKGNIRVFCRVRPVLPGEPTPPPSFLLFPSGPGGPADPPTRLSVSRCDERRGTLSGAPAPATRHDFSFDRVFPPGSRQDEVFEEIAMLVQSALDGYPVCIFAYGQTGSGKTFTMEGGPGRDPQVEGLIPRALRHLFSVAQELGGQGWTYSFVASYVEIYNETVRDLLATGPRKGQGGECEIRRAGPGSEELTVTNARYVPVSCEKEVEALLHLAHQNRAVARTSQNERSSRSHSVFQLQISGEHTGRGLQCGASLNLVDLAGSERLDPSLALGPGERDRLRETQAINSSLSTLGLVIMALSNKESHIPYRNSKLTYLLQNSLGGSAKMLMFVNISPLEENVSESLNSLRFASKVQLPPGPGPVRTPGCL, encoded by the exons ATGGAGGATGCCTTAGAGCCTGAGAAG AAAAGGACACGAGGACTGGATACAGTGACTAAAATTGCCACATCCCAATCCAGAGCACCAGCCATCACTGCAAGAACACAGACACAAAACCAGATCACAG CTCCAAAAGTTCCCAAGAAGACAGGACCCCGATGTTCCACAGCGATTGCCATGG TGCTGAAGAATCAGAAATCGGGCCCTGCTGTTCCTGCCCAGAAGCCTGGAG CTGCCCCTCCGATGGTGGGAGGGAGGAAACCCACCAAGCGTCCGGCCTGGGACTTAAAGGGTCAGTTGTGTGACCTAAATGCAGAGCTGAAATGCTGCCGTGAGAGGACTCAGACACTGGCCCAGGAGAACCAACAGCTGCAGGACCAACTCAGGGAGGCCCAACAACAGGCCAAGGCCCGGGGGGCAGAGTGTAGGACACTGGAAGGGGAGTTGGCCAGGGTGCAGGCCCAAGCTGAGCAGGGCCAGCAGGAGTTGGGGAGCCTCAGGGCCCGTGTCCTGGAATTGGAAGAGCAGCAGTGCACACAGGAGGGCTTGTTGCGAGAGCTCCAGAAAGAACAGTTAGGATTGCAGGAGGAGCGGAGGGGACTGGCTGCCCGGCTGGAGGAGCAGGAG AGGCGGCTGCAGGCATCAGAAGCAGCTCTGTCAGGCAGCCAGGCAGAGGTGGCATCTCTGCGCCAGGAGGCCACAGGCCAGGCGGCCCTCCTGGTAGAGCAAGGAGAACGTCTCCATGGGCTAGAGATGGAGCGCCGGCGACTACACAACCAGCTACAGGAACTCAAAGGCAACATCCGCGTATTCTGCCGGGTCCGCCCTGTCCTTCCAGGggagcccaccccaccccctagcTTCCTCCTGTTTCCCTCTGGCCCTGGCGGGCCCGCTGATCCGCCCACACGCCTCAGTGTTTCCCGGTGTGATGAGCGCCGTGGGACCCTGAGTGGGGCGCCAGCCCCCGCCACCCGCCATGACTTCTCTTTTGACCGGGTATTCCCCCCAGGGAGCAGGCAGGATGAAGTGTTTGAGGAGATTGCCATGCTTGTCCAGTCAGCCCTGGACGGCTACCCAGTATGCATCTTTGCCTATGGCCAGACAGGCAGTGGCAAGACCTTCACAATGGAGGGTGGGCCTGGGAGAGACCCCCAGGTGGAGGGCCTGATCCCTCGGGCCCTGCGGCACCTCTTCTCCGTGGCCCAGGAGCTGGGCGGCCAGGGCTGGACCTACAGCTTTGTGGCAAGCTACGTGGAGATCTATAATGAGACTGTCCGAGACCTGCTGGCCACTGGGCCCCGGAAGGGCCAGGGCGGGGAGTGTGAGATCCGCCGGGCAGGGCCTGGGAGTGAGGAGCTTACTGTCACCAATGCCCGATACGTTCCTGTCTCCTGTGAGAAGGAG gtggAGGCCCTGCTCCATCTGGCCCACCAGAACCGGGCAGTGGCCCGCACGTCCCAGAATGAGCGATCATCACGTAGTCACAGCGTGTTCCAGCTGCAGATCTCTGGAGAGCACACTGGACGAGGCCTGCAGTGTGGGGCCTCCCTCAACCTTGTGGACCTGGCTGGTAGTGAGCGGCTAGACCCCAGCTTAGCCCTTGGCCCCGGGGAGCGGGATCGCCTTCGGGAAACACAAGCCATTAACAGCAGCTTGTCCACCCTGGGGCTGGTCATCATGGCCTTGAGCAACAAG GAGTCCCATATTCCTTACCGGAACAGCAAACTCACCTACCTGCTGCAGAACTCTCTGGGTGGCAGCGCTAAGAT GCTCATGTTCGTGAACATTTCTCCCCTAGAAGAGAACGTCTCTGAGTCCCTCAACTCCCTACGCTTTGCCTCCAAGGTGCAGTTACCACCAGGCCCAGGCCCTGTCAGGACTCCTGGATGCTTGTAG
- the KIFC1 gene encoding kinesin-like protein KIFC1 isoform X6, which produces MEPQRSPLLEVRGNIELKKPLIKAPSRLPLPGTRFKRGPDQMEDALEPEKKRTRGLDTVTKIATSQSRAPAITARTQTQNQITAPKVPKKTGPRCSTAIAMVLKNQKSGPAVPAQKPGAAAPPMVGGRKPTKRPAWDLKGQLCDLNAELKCCRERTQTLAQENQQLQDQLREAQQQAKARGAECRTLEGELARVQAQAEQGQQELGSLRARVLELEEQQCTQEGLLRELQKEQLGLQEERRGLAARLEEQERRLQASEAALSGSQAEVASLRQEATGQAALLVEQGERLHGLEMERRRLHNQLQELKGNIRVFCRVRPVLPGEPTPPPSFLLFPSGPGGPADPPTRLSVSRCDERRGTLSGAPAPATRHDFSFDRVFPPGSRQDEVFEEIAMLVQSALDGYPVCIFAYGQTGSGKTFTMEGGPGRDPQVEGLIPRALRHLFSVAQELGGQGWTYSFVASYVEIYNETVRDLLATGPRKGQGGECEIRRAGPGSEELTVTNARYVPVSCEKEVEALLHLAHQNRAVARTSQNERSSRSHSVFQLQISGEHTGRGLQCGASLNLVDLAGSERLDPSLALGPGERDRLRETQAINSSLSTLGLVIMALSNKESHIPYRNSKLTYLLQNSLGGSAKMLMFVNISPLEENVSESLNSLRFASKVNQCVIGTAQANRK; this is translated from the exons ATGGAGCCGCAG AGGTCCCCCTTGTTGGAAGTGAGGGGGAACATAGAGCTGAAGAAACCCCTGATCAAGGCTCCTTCTCGGCTGCCTCTCCCTGGAACTAGGTTTAAGAGGGGGCCTGACCAGATGGAGGATGCCTTAGAGCCTGAGAAG AAAAGGACACGAGGACTGGATACAGTGACTAAAATTGCCACATCCCAATCCAGAGCACCAGCCATCACTGCAAGAACACAGACACAAAACCAGATCACAG CTCCAAAAGTTCCCAAGAAGACAGGACCCCGATGTTCCACAGCGATTGCCATGG TGCTGAAGAATCAGAAATCGGGCCCTGCTGTTCCTGCCCAGAAGCCTGGAG CAGCTGCCCCTCCGATGGTGGGAGGGAGGAAACCCACCAAGCGTCCGGCCTGGGACTTAAAGGGTCAGTTGTGTGACCTAAATGCAGAGCTGAAATGCTGCCGTGAGAGGACTCAGACACTGGCCCAGGAGAACCAACAGCTGCAGGACCAACTCAGGGAGGCCCAACAACAGGCCAAGGCCCGGGGGGCAGAGTGTAGGACACTGGAAGGGGAGTTGGCCAGGGTGCAGGCCCAAGCTGAGCAGGGCCAGCAGGAGTTGGGGAGCCTCAGGGCCCGTGTCCTGGAATTGGAAGAGCAGCAGTGCACACAGGAGGGCTTGTTGCGAGAGCTCCAGAAAGAACAGTTAGGATTGCAGGAGGAGCGGAGGGGACTGGCTGCCCGGCTGGAGGAGCAGGAG AGGCGGCTGCAGGCATCAGAAGCAGCTCTGTCAGGCAGCCAGGCAGAGGTGGCATCTCTGCGCCAGGAGGCCACAGGCCAGGCGGCCCTCCTGGTAGAGCAAGGAGAACGTCTCCATGGGCTAGAGATGGAGCGCCGGCGACTACACAACCAGCTACAGGAACTCAAAGGCAACATCCGCGTATTCTGCCGGGTCCGCCCTGTCCTTCCAGGggagcccaccccaccccctagcTTCCTCCTGTTTCCCTCTGGCCCTGGCGGGCCCGCTGATCCGCCCACACGCCTCAGTGTTTCCCGGTGTGATGAGCGCCGTGGGACCCTGAGTGGGGCGCCAGCCCCCGCCACCCGCCATGACTTCTCTTTTGACCGGGTATTCCCCCCAGGGAGCAGGCAGGATGAAGTGTTTGAGGAGATTGCCATGCTTGTCCAGTCAGCCCTGGACGGCTACCCAGTATGCATCTTTGCCTATGGCCAGACAGGCAGTGGCAAGACCTTCACAATGGAGGGTGGGCCTGGGAGAGACCCCCAGGTGGAGGGCCTGATCCCTCGGGCCCTGCGGCACCTCTTCTCCGTGGCCCAGGAGCTGGGCGGCCAGGGCTGGACCTACAGCTTTGTGGCAAGCTACGTGGAGATCTATAATGAGACTGTCCGAGACCTGCTGGCCACTGGGCCCCGGAAGGGCCAGGGCGGGGAGTGTGAGATCCGCCGGGCAGGGCCTGGGAGTGAGGAGCTTACTGTCACCAATGCCCGATACGTTCCTGTCTCCTGTGAGAAGGAG gtggAGGCCCTGCTCCATCTGGCCCACCAGAACCGGGCAGTGGCCCGCACGTCCCAGAATGAGCGATCATCACGTAGTCACAGCGTGTTCCAGCTGCAGATCTCTGGAGAGCACACTGGACGAGGCCTGCAGTGTGGGGCCTCCCTCAACCTTGTGGACCTGGCTGGTAGTGAGCGGCTAGACCCCAGCTTAGCCCTTGGCCCCGGGGAGCGGGATCGCCTTCGGGAAACACAAGCCATTAACAGCAGCTTGTCCACCCTGGGGCTGGTCATCATGGCCTTGAGCAACAAG GAGTCCCATATTCCTTACCGGAACAGCAAACTCACCTACCTGCTGCAGAACTCTCTGGGTGGCAGCGCTAAGAT GCTCATGTTCGTGAACATTTCTCCCCTAGAAGAGAACGTCTCTGAGTCCCTCAACTCCCTACGCTTTGCCTCCAAG GTGAACCAGTGTGTTATTGGTACGGCCCAGGCTAACAGGAAATGA